AGCAATATTTTGGGACACTGCAGCACAGCACCTATAAAGTCCTACACTTTTTGTAATAGTACAAGTATAATTCTTGTTGTTGTGGATGATACACTGTGATTCAATAAACACAGGTATATATTTGGGAAAAACTCAGCAAAGGAGAAGATTCCCATGACAACTCCTGTATTCACCCAAACATTTGACTCTGAATCACCCAAAGTCTCCATTCAAATAGTTCTTCCTTCAGAGAAAGATCTATACAGGTGTGGTTAACTGATCCCTCTTCAAATCCTTTGAAATGAAACTATGGAAGAACTGAACACATGAAGTTGTAGTCAAACTCAAACCATTACGAATGCTGCTAAGCTATTAATGAACATCATCACTTCACTTTGTTCAGTTTACCAGATCCTGAACAAGACACAATTGGGTTGAGAAAGGTTGAAGGAGGAACTGCTGCAGTGTTGAAATTCAGTGGAAAACCTACCGAAGAGATTGTGCAAGAGAAGGCCAAAGAGTTGCGGTCTAGTCTCATAAAGGATGGTCTCAAACCTGGTAACGGCTGTTTGCTTGCTCGGTATAACGACCCTGGACGAACATGGAACTTTATAATGGTAAGTCCAAAGTCCATTTGCCTTTCCATCATATGTTGTTCTAGTTATGGTTTGACATTGTTTGATCACATGTTGAGTTCAAGGACAGATTTTAAGGTTATCTGTTCCATATAAATAAGCACTTATTTGGGGTTTTGTTGGCAGAGAAATGAGGTTCTAATATGGCTTGAAGAATTCTCATTGGAGTAGACCCAATCAAGCCAGAGGTTTTGAAGCCTTTGAGTCCTAATTcatattttgtatatattttggCTGTTCTGCGATCAACAAGTTTTGCTTATAGTTAAGTTagcaaacaaaaatttcttgaGATAATGAAAAGGATACCATAAGATTGCATGTTTATTTTTGCTTTCcccatttcttatttttacattttggaGAAAGAAAGTTACTGAGAACAATTTTGATAGTTAATTTTCACTCAATGGTTAGCTAATGCTATGAAAGTTGGAGATCGAGGGCATACCGGTTCTATCTTGCCCGATTGTGGACAACAAAGGTCGTTTGATTTGTAAAAGTGAGAGGCTTTTTAAATCTAGAGATGTCTATGGAGCAAAGTGTAAGCTATGTTGATACAatatgtgtgagatctcacatctgttggagaagtgaacgaaacatttcttaataggatagaaacctctctctagaatacgtttttcaaaaccttgaagagaagCCCACAAAATGACCTTTTTATCCCTACATTGGCTTTTAActgattattttgttttttttttctctagtGTTACAAGTGGTCTTTTAGATACATTGGTCCCATAATTT
This sequence is a window from Cucurbita pepo subsp. pepo cultivar mu-cu-16 chromosome LG04, ASM280686v2, whole genome shotgun sequence. Protein-coding genes within it:
- the LOC111793169 gene encoding heme-binding-like protein At3g10130, chloroplastic isoform X2 — protein: MVMKFVLLPWKPQLVFTGNSIMGINPETGKFCSHVDLWDSIQNNDYFSVEGLLDVFKQLRFYKTPELESPKYEILKRTANYEVRKYAPFIVVETSGDKLAGSAGFNTVAGYIFGKNSAKEKIPMTTPVFTQTFDSESPKVSIQIVLPSEKDLYSLPDPEQDTIGLRKVEGGTAAVLKFSGKPTEEIVQEKAKELRSSLIKDGLKPGNGCLLARYNDPGRTWNFIMRNEVLIWLEEFSLE